From Anaerohalosphaera lusitana, one genomic window encodes:
- the groL gene encoding chaperonin GroEL (60 kDa chaperone family; promotes refolding of misfolded polypeptides especially under stressful conditions; forms two stacked rings of heptamers to form a barrel-shaped 14mer; ends can be capped by GroES; misfolded proteins enter the barrel where they are refolded when GroES binds), translating into MAAKKIAFNSEARDHIREGVSKLASAVKITLGPCGKNVIIEKSFGSPTVTKDGVTVAKEVELEDAYENMGAQMVKEVASKTSNVAGDGTTTATILGEAIYLQGLKNVTAGANAMQVKRGIDKAVDALTRELANMSIQVDSSKQVEQVATCSANQDATIGKVMAEAMEKVGKDGVITVEEGQSLETTVELVEGMQFDKGYISPHFVTNTENMTCVLEKPYVLIFEKKINSVKALVPLLEKVAKQNRPLLIIAEDIEGEALATLVVNKLRGVLNIAAVKAPGFGDRRKALLQDIALLTGGEAIFEDLGLQLEKVDITQLGQAKRITIDKDTTTIVEGAGSTEDIQARIAQIKNQIDASTSDYDIEKLQERLAKLAGGVAQINVGAATEAEMKEKKARVEDALHACRAAVEEGILPGGGVSSLRALGALDKVECVGDEGIGVDIVRRAVVAPIKQIATNAGLDGSIVAQKVMESKDTNFGYNALTKEYGDMIEFGVIVPTKVERTALQNGASIASLLLTTDALVTEIPEEKKGGGAGAGMPPM; encoded by the coding sequence GAAGCAAGAGATCATATCCGTGAGGGTGTGTCGAAGCTGGCCAGCGCGGTAAAGATAACGCTCGGGCCATGCGGAAAGAACGTGATCATCGAGAAGAGCTTCGGTTCGCCGACGGTTACGAAAGACGGTGTGACGGTTGCGAAGGAAGTCGAGCTTGAAGACGCCTATGAGAATATGGGCGCCCAGATGGTGAAGGAAGTTGCGTCGAAGACGTCGAACGTGGCTGGTGACGGTACGACGACGGCTACGATTTTGGGCGAAGCGATCTATCTGCAGGGTTTGAAGAACGTTACGGCCGGTGCGAACGCGATGCAGGTCAAGCGCGGCATCGACAAGGCGGTTGACGCGTTGACGCGTGAGCTGGCGAACATGAGCATACAGGTCGATTCGAGCAAGCAGGTCGAGCAGGTTGCGACATGCTCGGCAAACCAGGATGCGACGATCGGCAAGGTCATGGCTGAGGCTATGGAAAAGGTCGGCAAGGACGGCGTGATCACGGTCGAAGAGGGTCAGTCGCTGGAAACGACGGTCGAGCTGGTAGAGGGCATGCAGTTCGATAAGGGTTACATCAGTCCGCATTTCGTAACTAACACTGAGAACATGACTTGCGTTCTAGAAAAGCCTTACGTGCTGATATTCGAGAAGAAGATCAACTCTGTGAAGGCGCTGGTTCCGCTGCTGGAGAAGGTGGCGAAGCAGAACCGTCCGCTGCTGATCATCGCAGAGGATATCGAAGGTGAAGCGCTGGCGACGCTGGTAGTGAACAAGCTTCGCGGCGTGCTGAACATCGCGGCAGTGAAAGCTCCGGGATTCGGCGACAGGCGTAAGGCTCTGCTGCAGGACATCGCGCTGCTGACAGGCGGCGAGGCGATATTCGAGGATCTTGGTCTGCAGCTCGAAAAGGTCGATATTACGCAGCTCGGTCAGGCAAAGCGGATCACGATCGACAAGGATACGACGACGATCGTCGAGGGCGCTGGCAGCACAGAGGATATCCAGGCGAGAATCGCACAGATCAAGAATCAGATCGATGCGAGCACTAGCGATTATGATATCGAGAAGCTGCAGGAAAGGCTCGCGAAGCTGGCAGGCGGCGTTGCTCAGATCAATGTTGGTGCTGCGACCGAAGCAGAGATGAAGGAAAAGAAGGCACGCGTGGAAGACGCACTGCATGCCTGCCGGGCGGCTGTTGAAGAAGGTATTCTGCCGGGCGGCGGCGTTAGCAGCCTGAGAGCGCTGGGCGCACTGGATAAGGTCGAGTGCGTTGGCGATGAGGGCATCGGCGTGGATATCGTTCGCAGAGCGGTAGTTGCTCCGATCAAGCAGATCGCGACGAATGCGGGGCTTGACGGGTCGATCGTGGCTCAGAAGGTGATGGAATCGAAGGATACGAACTTCGGTTACAATGCCTTGACGAAGGAATACGGCGATATGATCGAGTTCGGCGTGATCGTTCCGACGAAGGTCGAGCGGACGGCGCTGCAGAACGGTGCTTCGATCGCATCTCTGCTGCTGACGACAGACGCGCTGGTCACTGAGATCCCGGAAGAGAAAAAGGGCGGCGGTGCCGGAGCAGGCATGCCTCCTATGTAA
- a CDS encoding MarR family winged helix-turn-helix transcriptional regulator, with amino-acid sequence MSELTQIQEHTAPRRSFLDSYRGRIMIALRRISHFEDQYSKKLSAEYNVTGPQLLCLHILAHSPEMTLSQLSKVASQSGSTTNGIVDRLEMKGLARRERQTTDRRKVIIRLTEKGKQFAQDSSLVLQDKLNHAISELPELKQATMAESLEEIVKLMGAE; translated from the coding sequence TTGAGCGAACTGACACAAATACAAGAACATACAGCACCCAGGCGGAGCTTTCTGGATTCGTACAGGGGTCGGATAATGATCGCGCTGAGGCGGATATCGCACTTCGAGGACCAGTATTCCAAGAAGCTCTCTGCTGAGTACAATGTGACCGGGCCGCAGCTTCTTTGTCTGCATATTCTGGCTCACAGTCCCGAGATGACGCTTTCGCAGCTCAGCAAGGTGGCCAGCCAGAGTGGAAGCACGACCAACGGCATCGTTGACAGGCTGGAGATGAAGGGTCTGGCGAGGCGCGAGAGACAGACGACTGATCGCAGGAAGGTGATCATTCGACTGACAGAGAAGGGAAAGCAGTTTGCGCAGGATTCTTCGCTGGTGCTGCAGGACAAATTGAATCATGCAATATCTGAACTGCCCGAGCTGAAGCAGGCGACAATGGCAGAATCGTTAGAAGAAATCGTCAAGCTGATGGGCGCCGAATGA
- the ablA gene encoding lysine 2,3-aminomutase, translating to MKALTNRQKEMVNIIDDDACGSNWRDWKWQIRHSVKDLDTFEELLGTKLSDEEREKFKKVTEKFPMSVTPYYMSLIDTEDMHNDPVFKQAFPAMSEMTLQKCEMSDPLSEDKDSPVEGITHRYPDRVLFLVSNVCSMYCRHCTRKRRVGDVDFIPDRTVMRKGIDYIKETPQVRDVLLSGGDPFMLDNDLLDWVLSELHKIEHVEVIRIGTRMPVVLPYRINDGLIDVLKKYPPIWINTHFNHPREITSSSRQALKKLADAGIPLGNQSVLLAGVNDCPRIMKALVHKLVANRVRPYYLYQCDLSEGLSHFRTPVGKGIEIMESLIGHTSGFAVPTYVIDAPGGGGKIPVTPNYLVSWSTNKVVLRNYEGVITTYKEPDSYEPWFCNRECGDCKLTLKLEDASEHKCVGIGKLLSDHDKTISLVPENNSRHERRD from the coding sequence ATGAAAGCCCTGACAAACAGACAGAAGGAAATGGTTAACATTATTGACGATGACGCTTGCGGCTCGAATTGGCGCGACTGGAAGTGGCAGATCCGTCATTCTGTTAAGGACCTGGACACCTTTGAAGAGCTTCTGGGCACAAAACTTTCCGACGAGGAGAGAGAGAAGTTCAAGAAGGTAACCGAAAAGTTCCCGATGAGTGTTACGCCTTATTACATGTCGCTCATCGACACGGAAGATATGCATAACGACCCGGTGTTCAAGCAGGCGTTCCCGGCGATGTCCGAGATGACGCTGCAGAAATGCGAAATGTCGGACCCGCTGAGCGAAGACAAGGACAGCCCGGTGGAGGGCATTACGCACAGGTACCCGGACAGGGTGCTGTTTCTGGTGAGTAATGTCTGCTCGATGTACTGCCGCCACTGTACTCGTAAGAGGCGTGTGGGCGATGTCGATTTCATTCCGGACCGCACAGTGATGCGCAAGGGCATCGACTACATCAAAGAAACGCCTCAGGTTCGCGACGTTCTGCTGAGCGGCGGCGATCCTTTCATGCTGGACAACGATCTGCTTGACTGGGTGCTGAGTGAACTGCATAAAATCGAGCATGTCGAGGTGATCCGCATCGGTACGAGGATGCCGGTTGTGCTGCCGTATCGTATTAACGACGGACTGATCGATGTGCTGAAGAAGTATCCGCCGATCTGGATCAATACGCATTTCAATCATCCGCGTGAGATTACTTCGTCTTCGCGTCAGGCGCTGAAGAAACTGGCGGACGCAGGTATTCCGCTCGGTAACCAGTCGGTACTGCTGGCGGGTGTGAACGACTGTCCGCGTATAATGAAGGCGCTGGTGCACAAGCTGGTGGCGAACAGGGTTCGTCCTTACTATCTGTACCAGTGCGACCTGTCGGAAGGTCTGTCGCACTTCCGTACGCCGGTGGGCAAGGGCATCGAGATCATGGAAAGCCTGATCGGTCATACGAGCGGATTTGCAGTTCCGACGTATGTGATCGACGCACCGGGCGGCGGTGGTAAGATCCCGGTTACGCCGAACTACCTGGTATCGTGGTCGACGAACAAGGTCGTGCTGCGAAACTATGAGGGCGTGATCACGACTTACAAGGAGCCGGACTCGTATGAGCCGTGGTTCTGTAACCGTGAATGCGGCGACTGTAAGCTGACGCTGAAGCTGGAGGATGCGAGCGAGCACAAGTGCGTTGGTATCGGCAAGCTGCTTTCTGATCACGACAAGACTATTTCGCTGGTACCTGAGAACAACAGCAGACACGAGCGAAGAGACTAA
- a CDS encoding sodium:solute symporter family protein: MAVFDYVIFGLYMCAVLGVGFYHFRRNTDRDDYYVGGRAIKPHHVGLSIVATDVGGGFSIGLGGVGFMMGLAGSWLLFTGLVGAWLSAVLIIPKVKKLDAKHSMMTYPDFLRRRYGPTVALLAALISGIGYLGFTGGQILAGAKLAAGTIFTEAPFGMDPINFSLYVIAVITVLYTVVGGLKAVIYTDTVQWLILLGGLILVTVPATFMQIGGWGALRAELPKEYFNLTNIDSSTFINWMVTIIPIWLIAMTLYQRMYACKDEKDAKKAWYIAGIFEYPIMAFTGVILGMCARVVFPEAEPEMAMPMLIKDVLPIGVTGIVIAAYFSAIMSTADSCLMASSGNFVNDIIERYFCPSISDKGLMRLSQVVTLVIGATAVILAAQSEQVLDAIMTAYGFMVSGLFVPTLGAYFWKRSTGLAAGTGMLGGGITYLLLEFGAIEKLAQRFEWSSWLSLSEKMTALDLDPTCYGIAVSAVLFVVLSLFGPQRQVELSDSDSEDGDAGTAAA, encoded by the coding sequence ATGGCAGTCTTTGACTATGTAATTTTCGGCTTGTATATGTGTGCTGTGCTGGGGGTGGGCTTTTATCACTTTCGCCGGAATACTGACAGGGACGATTATTACGTAGGCGGCCGGGCGATCAAGCCGCACCATGTCGGGCTTTCGATCGTGGCGACGGACGTGGGGGGAGGATTTTCGATCGGCCTGGGCGGTGTCGGGTTCATGATGGGGCTGGCGGGCAGCTGGCTGCTGTTTACGGGTCTTGTGGGAGCGTGGCTCAGCGCGGTGCTGATCATACCGAAGGTTAAGAAGCTTGACGCGAAGCATTCGATGATGACGTATCCGGATTTTCTGCGGCGCAGGTACGGGCCTACGGTCGCACTGCTGGCGGCGCTGATCAGCGGGATAGGTTATCTGGGATTTACGGGTGGACAGATCCTGGCGGGTGCGAAACTGGCGGCGGGGACGATATTCACCGAGGCGCCGTTCGGCATGGACCCGATCAACTTTTCGCTGTACGTGATCGCGGTCATTACTGTGCTGTATACGGTGGTAGGCGGGCTGAAGGCGGTGATATATACGGACACAGTTCAGTGGCTGATACTGCTGGGCGGGCTGATCCTTGTCACGGTTCCGGCGACGTTTATGCAGATCGGCGGATGGGGCGCTCTGCGGGCTGAACTGCCTAAGGAATATTTCAATTTGACGAATATTGATTCTTCAACGTTCATCAACTGGATGGTCACGATCATACCGATCTGGCTGATCGCGATGACGCTGTATCAGAGAATGTACGCGTGCAAGGATGAGAAGGACGCTAAGAAGGCGTGGTATATTGCGGGGATATTCGAGTATCCGATCATGGCGTTTACGGGAGTAATCCTGGGCATGTGTGCACGGGTGGTATTTCCCGAGGCGGAGCCAGAGATGGCGATGCCGATGCTGATCAAGGATGTGCTGCCGATCGGTGTGACGGGTATTGTGATAGCGGCGTATTTCAGTGCGATCATGTCTACGGCGGACAGTTGTCTGATGGCGTCGAGCGGTAATTTCGTTAACGATATAATCGAAAGGTATTTCTGCCCGAGTATCAGCGATAAGGGACTTATGCGGCTTTCGCAGGTGGTTACGCTTGTGATCGGAGCGACCGCGGTTATACTTGCAGCGCAGTCGGAGCAGGTGCTCGATGCGATAATGACGGCGTATGGATTTATGGTTTCGGGGCTGTTCGTGCCCACGCTGGGGGCGTACTTCTGGAAGCGGAGTACGGGTCTGGCGGCAGGGACGGGGATGCTTGGCGGCGGAATAACATACTTGCTGCTGGAATTTGGAGCGATCGAGAAACTGGCGCAGAGATTTGAATGGTCCAGTTGGCTGTCGCTGTCCGAAAAGATGACAGCGTTGGATCTGGACCCGACGTGCTATGGTATCGCGGTTTCGGCGGTACTGTTTGTGGTACTTTCTCTATTTGGGCCGCAAAGACAAGTCGAACTCAGTGACAGCGATTCGGAAGACGGTGATGCCGGCACGGCTGCGGCTTAG
- the ablB gene encoding putative beta-lysine N-acetyltransferase gives MSFDKTEILRNSLIQHGKSSDRVYLMKLAEQDLPDIIGDIEELAKKNGYTKIFVKVPMKLGVDFLSRGYVTEATVPDFYDGSEKAVFLAKYFDERRSNDPNVKVIAQNLKLAKEKAGTAKNIVIEPELDIGRTTDQDFDEMAEVYKTVFATYPFPIHDPAYLKETAESHVQYYAVRVDGKIAALASSEMDVKGKNSEMTDFATLPEFRKKGLAKKLLTTMEKDMQEQGLKMAYTIARAMSPGMNITFSQLGYEFGGTLVNNTAICGQIESMNVWYKKL, from the coding sequence ATGAGTTTTGACAAGACTGAAATTCTTAGAAATTCACTGATCCAGCACGGCAAGAGCAGTGATCGTGTATATTTGATGAAACTGGCGGAGCAGGATCTGCCGGACATTATCGGCGATATTGAAGAGCTGGCGAAGAAGAACGGTTATACCAAGATATTCGTGAAGGTGCCGATGAAGCTTGGGGTCGACTTCCTCTCGCGCGGTTACGTGACCGAGGCGACTGTGCCGGACTTTTATGACGGCAGCGAGAAGGCGGTATTTCTGGCGAAATATTTCGATGAACGCAGAAGCAACGATCCAAATGTGAAGGTCATCGCTCAGAATCTCAAGCTGGCGAAGGAAAAGGCAGGTACGGCGAAGAATATCGTGATCGAGCCCGAGCTGGACATAGGCAGGACGACGGATCAGGATTTCGATGAGATGGCGGAAGTATATAAGACCGTTTTCGCGACGTATCCGTTCCCGATACATGATCCGGCATACCTGAAGGAGACGGCTGAAAGTCATGTGCAGTACTACGCGGTGCGGGTTGACGGGAAGATCGCGGCGCTTGCTTCGTCCGAGATGGACGTGAAAGGCAAGAATTCGGAAATGACGGACTTTGCAACTTTGCCGGAGTTTCGCAAGAAAGGGTTGGCGAAGAAGCTGCTGACGACGATGGAAAAGGACATGCAGGAGCAGGGACTGAAAATGGCCTATACGATCGCGCGGGCGATGTCGCCGGGGATGAATATCACGTTCTCGCAGCTCGGGTACGAGTTCGGCGGGACGCTGGTGAACAATACGGCGATCTGCGGACAGATCGAGAGCATGAACGTGTGGTACAAGAAGCTGTAG